A portion of the Sulfurospirillum diekertiae genome contains these proteins:
- the serA gene encoding phosphoglycerate dehydrogenase: MKQKKIIVCDAIHEKGFQILRAEKDIEVIDAVRLPKDELLKIIGDCDVAITRSSTDVDEKFLNAATNLKAIVRAGVGVDNVDQDGCSRRGIIAMNVPTANTIAAVELTMAHLLGTARSFVNANNHLKIERVWNREKWYGVELCEKRLGIIGFGNIGSRVGIRAKAFGMDVVAYDPYISASKVTDLGMTYTENFDDILSCDFITIHTPKNKETINIISHDEIAKMKDGVRLINCARGGLYNEEALFEGIKSGKIAFAGIDVFSKEPATSHPLLDLEHICVTPHLGANTLESQEKIAIQAAENAISAARGISYPNALNLPIKAEDIPAFIEPYLELVQKMGFLAAQLNRSAIKSVKLELEGDIGSYAKSLLTFGIVGSLKEANDNKINYVNAEFVAKEKNIETKFEVVNSTSGYKNQATLILTTEKDVVSISGTVFGENEQRIVGINGFKFDFKPKGKMIIFKNHDVPGVIAHIASTLAKEGINIADFRLGRGANKFAMAVILVDTDIDKKIIAELNQLETCVWVAYAVL, encoded by the coding sequence ATGAAACAGAAGAAAATCATTGTATGCGATGCAATCCACGAAAAAGGTTTTCAAATCTTACGTGCTGAGAAGGATATAGAAGTTATTGATGCTGTGCGTTTACCCAAAGATGAACTTTTAAAAATAATCGGTGACTGTGATGTTGCCATTACACGTAGTTCTACCGATGTTGATGAAAAATTTCTTAATGCAGCAACGAATTTAAAAGCCATTGTCCGAGCGGGTGTGGGTGTTGATAACGTGGATCAAGATGGTTGTAGCAGACGCGGTATCATTGCCATGAACGTACCAACAGCCAATACCATTGCAGCAGTAGAACTTACCATGGCACACCTTTTAGGAACAGCACGAAGTTTTGTAAACGCCAATAATCACCTCAAAATCGAGCGTGTGTGGAACCGTGAGAAATGGTATGGTGTTGAGCTTTGTGAAAAACGTCTTGGTATTATTGGTTTTGGTAATATTGGCAGTCGTGTAGGAATTCGTGCTAAAGCCTTCGGCATGGATGTTGTTGCCTATGATCCGTATATCTCTGCTTCAAAAGTGACTGACCTTGGAATGACTTATACTGAAAATTTTGATGACATCTTGAGTTGTGATTTTATTACGATTCATACTCCAAAAAATAAAGAGACCATTAACATCATCTCCCATGATGAAATTGCAAAGATGAAAGATGGCGTTAGACTTATTAACTGTGCACGGGGTGGTTTGTACAATGAAGAAGCCTTGTTTGAAGGTATAAAAAGTGGAAAAATTGCATTTGCAGGTATTGATGTTTTTTCAAAAGAGCCAGCAACAAGTCATCCGCTGTTAGACCTTGAGCATATCTGTGTTACTCCTCACTTAGGTGCCAATACGTTAGAGTCTCAAGAGAAAATTGCAATTCAAGCGGCTGAAAATGCGATTAGTGCAGCACGTGGTATTAGCTATCCTAATGCGCTTAACTTGCCAATTAAAGCCGAAGACATTCCTGCCTTTATTGAACCGTATTTAGAGCTTGTACAAAAAATGGGTTTCTTGGCAGCACAGCTTAACCGTTCTGCAATTAAGTCCGTTAAACTTGAGTTAGAAGGTGACATTGGCTCTTACGCCAAATCACTGCTTACTTTTGGAATTGTAGGTTCTCTTAAAGAGGCTAATGACAACAAAATTAACTATGTCAATGCTGAATTTGTTGCTAAAGAAAAGAATATTGAAACAAAATTTGAAGTTGTCAACAGTACCAGTGGCTATAAAAATCAAGCGACATTAATTTTAACAACGGAAAAAGATGTTGTGAGTATTAGTGGAACAGTTTTTGGTGAAAATGAGCAACGTATTGTGGGTATTAATGGATTTAAATTTGACTTTAAACCAAAAGGTAAAATGATTATCTTTAAAAACCATGACGTACCGGGTGTTATTGCACATATTGCTTCTACTTTGGCCAAAGAAGGGATTAATATTGCGGACTTTAGATTGGGTCGTGGTGCCAATAAATTTGCGATGGCCGTTATCTTGGTTGATACGGATATTGATAAAAAAATCATTGCAGAACTCAATCAACTCGAAACATGTGTTTGGGTTGCTTACGCTGTTTTATAA